The uncultured Eubacteriales bacterium region AGATAGACGCATCCATTTGCATCGGATACGGCATTTATCTTTGCGCTGAAACTTTTCCATACGAAGCTGCTGTCGGATGCCCCATCCTGTCTGGCCATATTTCCCACGGCGATCGCATCTTTTCCGTCCTGACTCTGGCGGCCGATATCGACATTGCTGAAGCGGAACACGTCCGTTGAATCTTTCTCAAGCCTTGGCTCCACCGCAAGAATCCCGGTTTTTACAAAGACGCTGTCGGAGGGGCTGCCGCCAATCCCAAAGCCGTCTGCGGCGACATTGGTAGCCAGTTTGAAAGTGATGCTGAACTGATACCCGGTATTCGGTTTTAGACCATCGAGCTTTTTTACATAGCCCATAAACAGGTCGTCGCTGCGGTTGATTGAAGAAAGATACAGGCTCTTGCTTTCCGCCTCCGGCACGGGGGCTGTTGCGTATCCCGATTTCATTTGATAGCTTTCATAGTTGTTGCCATCATCATGATAGTCGGCAAAAGCTGCCTGAAAGCCATTGTCGCTTAGATCAAAATGAAAGGAAAGCTTCATCTGGCTGAAGGCCTGACCGAATTTCATGAGGATGGTGGCAAGCTGGCTGCGCGTTACAATTCCCGTGGGATCAAAGCTCCCGTCATCCTTCCCTGAGAGGATTCTGTTCATGGTGAGCCATGCCACACTCTCGTAGGCGCTGCCCGAAAGTTTATCGCGATCGGAATAGTTAAGCGGGAACGCCCAGCTTCCGGTGAAACCTTTGCCAAGACACTGCGCGTATCGATACAGAATCACGGATATTTGCTGTCTGGTTATGGGTTCCTCTGGGCCGAACAGGCTGCTGCCGTAGCCTTTGATCAAACCGTTTTCCGCGGCCCAGCCGACAGCGTTTTCATAATAAGCATCCTTTTGCACATCACTGAACGGGCTGCCTCCCGAAGAATCCGAGCCGTCCAGCCGAAAAATGACTTCAGCTGCCATGCCGCGGCTGACTGGTTCATTCGGACGGAAGGTGCCGTCTGATGAGCCGGTCATCAGGGAATGGCTATCTGCATACTGAACAGCGTCAAAATACCAATCGCTTTTCTTCACATCTGAAAATTTTGAATTGGAGAGATCTCCGCTTGTTGCAGGTGCCGCATAGGCCGCCTTCGGCAGGATAGCCGCTAAGAGGCATAAGCAAAGCAGCCATGGTATTATCCTTTTTTTCATAATAAATCTCCTTCCCAGTTCCGCATCTGCGGGCTTCTTATATTTAGATGCAATGGGAAGCTGATTTTGTTGGCCTTTTTTCTGCCATTTTCATAGTCGGGTCGGCTTCTCAGACATTCAACCGTTTTTGTTGGCCGCTCTGGTTTTAAAAGCTTTTAAGCTATAATGGCAGAGGGGAACAAGAGAGAGCAGAAATGCGATTGCTAACATTATTGCGGCAGCACTTGCGGTTGGGACGCTTGAGATTCCGACCATACCGTCGGGATGCAGATCTCCATAGAGCTTTCCAGCGAAACATAAGCCGAGGATCACGCTGAGTGCCATCGAGATTCCCATCTTGGTGCGCAGTTTCATGATCGCCGTACTGTAGCTCCACCGGACGGTTCCGGCCTTCATATGAAGCTGCTGCGCAATCTCCCTGAAGGTCATATCGCCTACCAGCTTTAAGGTAATGATTTCCTTCTGCCTTTCGTTGAGATCTGAAATGATTGCGAAGAAGTGATCCATATCCACAAATTCATCGATCTCCGTATAAGCCGATGGAGTGTCAAATGATTCATCCAGTGGCAGCTCGCCTTTGTGTCTGCGCATTTCCTGCAGCGCCTCGTTTTTGGTGACGGTATACAGCCATGTCAGTTCGCCGGATACGGGAAGCTTTTCGTTGGGGAGCGTCTGCAGCCTGAGCATGACATTCTGGACAATGTCATAGCTTTGATCCTGATCTTTACAAACCGACAGAGCCACCCCGTAAATCGTCCTGAAATAAGAATTGTGCAACTCAGTCAGAGCCTCACTCCGGGAAATCCGCATTTTTGAAAAAATAGTGTTAATCACTTTGGCCTGCTGCATCATCATAAATCCTCCGACATTCCTGATTGTTGCCGGATCATTATATCATTCATAATCGTTTTTGCCTATCGTACTGGTCTCATTCCGCTAAGCCTGTGCGTTTCATTTTGCAGGATTTGTAAGCCACTCCTCTTTAGTGACAATCAGTTTGCATCCTTCAAACTGTGAGATTTTTCCGTCCGGGTCGGGCCTGAACTTATCAGCCGGCCCTATTTCAGTAATTTTCATGCCCAGCTTTAAAAGCGGCGTAAGTTTATCCTTATCTTGCAGCGCCCATCCCGCCTGAATTTTTTCGGCACCAAGTTGGAGAAACCCGTAATTATAGAGTGCTTTCAATGCTTCATAGTCGTAATCATGGCCAAAGTAATCGGTATGAATGATATGGCCGATATCCAAGGTCTGCTCATCGTCCATGAAGTTGAAGTTGATAAAGCAAACTACTTTATGCAGATCCTTCACTTCCACCGCCCAAAACTGGTGCTCTTTTGAAAAATATTCGACAGCACCTTTAATCCCTGCTTCATCGATCGGCCATGCATGGTCACAGTCGGCAAACGGAGATTTTTCGTTGGATATCGCAATTTCCAATAAGTCTTTCCAATCATCAGAGGTAAACTTTCTGATAATCAGTCGTTCGGTTTCGATGCGCATTATTTTGTTTGCCCCTATTTTTGCGCTGCCTCCATATATTTGTATTAAGAAAACAATCCGGTCAAATTCATCGAAAACTCCGGTTTTTCGTGTAACTGACGGTGGAACACCATGAAAGGATTGATATGCCCTTGTAAAAGCTTCCGGCGAATCATAATCCAGCATCAAAGCCAGATCGAGCACCTTAATGTCTGTGTTGATGAGCTCATGTGCAGCGATTGTCATACGCCTGTATCGCACATATTCAGAAAGCGTTACACCTGTTGACAGTAAAAATATTTGCTGAAATTTGGATAAAGAGCAACAGCAAATTTTCGCCGCCTCCTCGTAATCCTGTTTTTCTTTTAAATGTAATTCTATATATCCAATTGCCTTATTTAACTGGTCAATCCATTCCAAGGCCATCACCTCAATGCTATTTTATCATAAGCTGAATAAAAATACCTTGCATATTACCGAAAGTTCTGCCAGGTGTCCAAATTCTTGCGCTCGACTCTTTAGCTGAAAACAAAAGAACTCAAACCACGGGGGCTCAAGTCCTTTCGTCTCTTTTTTATGGCGGCCAGGCCCGCCCCTAGCCCTCGTCCTGCTCCAGCGCGGCATTGAGCCACAGCCCGGCCAGATGGATGGCCCCGCGGAACCCGACGAAGGGCGCTTCATATGGGCTGAGCCGCCACCGGTGATCGGGGTTGGAAATCTGAAGGTCTCTGTCTCGTCCGGCCCAGGCGATGGCCTCGCCGCTGGCCATCAAAAAGCCTTTTGGCCGGGCAGAAATGGCGGAGGACCACTGCGCCTCCGTTAGGTACGGGATGTCCTCGCTGCCCATGGCGGGGCAGTCGCACCACAGGTCTCCTTTGGGCAGGGAGAGCTCGCCGCAGCCGAAGGAAGCGATCCCTTTGACCACATCGGCATGGCCGCCCGCCGAAAGTACCGCCTCGTCCGGATGAGAGCGCAGCAGGTGCTGAAACATCAACGTGGAGGGGAGGAGCTGCGCGTTTACCCTTTGGACCTCCGCCTGAAGAAACGCCGCGTCGGGCGCGCGCCCCAGTGCCTCGCCAATCCGCTCCAGCCAGCGCTGTGTGCCCGAAATTCCATAGGGCCGCCCGGAGAAATAGGGGGTATCAAACCGGCCTTGCAGATGCCGCGCGGCCCGTTCACCCTCTCTGCGGATGACCAGATTGACATGCGCGCCGCCCATCTGTTCAAGCTCTTCCACGCAGGTGTCCGACGTCATGACGCACAGGGGCTTCATGCCGAAAGCACCCTCCATCAGGCGGATCATCTCCTGCGCGTCGGCATGGAAACGGAATAAATCGGCGCATGAGCCGATCAGGTTAAAGGTCGGCAGCGGCGTTTTCTCCCGCCCTAGAGGAAATGTTTCTGCCAGGAGCAGAAGCGTTTCCTCCACGCCGCGGGGACCGTCCACATCAAAGCCGCCGCTGCCAAAGGGCAGCAGGCGTACATCCGGGTACCGGGGCTGCAGCTCCCGGCAGAGGGCGGGCAGATCGGTTCCGATCACGGCGGGCACAGAGGACGGCAATAAAAAAACCACCTTTGGCCGGTCCTGGCGGACGATTTCTTCAAGGGCCCGTTCGAGCCGCCGGGTGTCGCCCAGCGAGATATCCGCCTCGTCGATATGTGTGGAGTAGAGCTTGCATCCCTCCACAACTCCGGCCCTGTGCAAAAACACGCGCCCGTAGAGCATATGCCCCATGCAGCCGTATTCGATCAGCGCCGCGCCCCGGATCGGGGCCAGCGTCCAGAGCGTACCCATGCGGCCCGACATGGGCGGCTTGAATTTATGGATTCCCATGGCGCTCTCTCCTTTCCCTGCGCGGTGACGCGCCTTCTATCGCTTTCAGCATCCGGCTTAAAAGCAGCGCGGTGCGCTCATACCCGGCCTGACCGTACATCTCGTAGAGATAGGAGACGGCTGGCACCGCCCCCGATCCCTCCGGAATCTCGCCAAAGGAAAGCGATGGCTCAAGCTGCTCCAGCACGGCGGCGTCTGCCTTGTTGTTGACCATATGGCACAGCAGCGGGTTGATCTCTTTTTCAAGCAGCGCCTTGGCCCAGCGCCGGTCATCCGGGTAAAATTCCTCCATGTGCAGGAGAAGGGGCGACATCTGAAAGGTACCCAGATAAAGGGCAAGGGGCAGGGGGGAGAGGGTGCAGTTGGGGGTTACCACATAAGAAACGCCGGGGAAGGCGGCCTCGGCCTCCTCCTCAAGGAGCCGGGCCTCTTCTCTTTTTGCGGCAAACGCATTGCCCCAGTCGATGCCCAGGCGTTCGGCCAGTTCGTCAAGCAGCGCATCGATCTCGGAGACGGAATACACGTCATGCAGGCTCAGATATGGTATCCCGAACGCGCGCTGCATCTGCTCGGCCAGCGGGTTCATGTAAGGGGAGAGCACCAGATTCAGCGCTGCGTCGGGCGCGGCAAGGAAATCGTCCATATCTGACTTGGGCGCCAGCATGCGCAGGGTAAATCCCGGCTTTGAAAGCGCGTCTAAAACCGCGGGCAGGGGGATATGATCCTCCTCGGGACTTCTGCCCAGAACATTGATGACCTTCGCGCAGGTTTCGGCCGGTTCCATCATCGCGCCGAAGGCCGTAAGTGTTTTCCAGAAGCCGGAGGGATAGCTGTTGCACTTGAAATGCCCCAGCTGCACAAAGCTCAGGCGTGCGGCGACCTCCGGCTGAATTTCGTGGACGATGCCCTCCACATCCTCTCCGATGACCTCGGGTACGCAGGTTAAGATGAGCATGATGGCTTTTGCGCCGGCGGAGTCCATTGCCCGGACGGCTTCGACCAGCCCCCGGCGGCAGCCGAAAACGACCTCGTTTGCATCCAGCACGTACGTCCAGTGCAGGCTGCTGTCCTTGTACTTGGATTTATACACCACAGTGCGGCTGTAGGTGCCGCATTCGGCGGTACCCACAACAAGCGTTGACATCCCTTTAATGTTTGAGCTCAGCGCGAGGGCGGTGTGCAGCGGGCAGTGGTTGCCGGGAAAAGCCGCGGGGGTCAGGAACTTGACCCCCGCGTTTGTTTTTACCGCCGAAAGGCGCTTGAGGTGCGAAAGCTCGTCCATTAACCGCCCCCTCCTTCCAGCAAAATTGCGGCAACGCTTTTGTAATGTGCCGCCATAGCGCAGTCGGGGAAGGCCTCCACCACCGTCTTGCCCCTGCCCTCCGCCTGCTGCACCGCCGGGTCGCGGGGCAGGCGGTAGAGCACGCTCGCGCCGATCTCGGCGGCGGCCCTGTCCACCAGGGCCTGCTCCCCCTCGATATTCTTGCTGTTTTGAATCAGCCCGCGCAGGGAGGCGTAGCCCCGCTTTCCAAAGCTTTTGACGGCGTGTGCGATGTTAGCGGCGGCGTAGAGCGACATCATCTCGCCCGAAGTGACGATGCAGACCTCATCGGCGTAGCCGCCGCGTATCGGCATGGCAAATCCGCCGCATACCACGTCGCCCAGCACGTCGTAAAGCACTACGTCGGGCTTATATACTTCATAGGCGTCCAGCTCTTCCAGCTTTTCAAAGGCCGTGATGATACCCCGGCCCGCACAGCCCACGCCGGGCACAGGGCCGCCCGATTCCACGCACAAAACGCCCGAGGTGCTTTTCACCACCAGGTCGGAAAGGGCTGCGTCGCCGTTCTCACGCAGGGTATCGAGCACGGTTTTAATGTTTTTGCCCTCAGTCAGGTTGCGGGTGGAGTCGGCCTTGGGATCGCAGCCGATCTGCAGGACGGTAAGCCCCATAGCCGCCATTGCGGCCGCCACATTGGAAACGGTGGTCGATTTTCCGATTCCGCCCTTTCCGTAAATAGCGATCTTTTTCATCAGCTTGCCTCCCTTTTGCAGGTGCGGCAGTCGTCAAGGGGCAGGCGGATGAGGTCGTAAGACGTGCAGGTGGGGCGGCCGGTGCGCGCCTCGGTCACGATAACCGCGTCAATCTGGAAGGTATCGCGCAGCACGCGCGCCGTCATGACCTCCTCCGGCGTCCCGTGGCGGATAATATCGCCGTCCCGGATGGCGATCATATAGTCGGCAAAACGCGCGGCGAGATTCAGGTCATGCAGCACCATAACGATGGTGCGGCCCTGCTCGCGGTTTAAGCGGTAAAGGAGCTCCAGCACCTCGAGCTGATAGGAGAGGTCGAGGTATGTGGTCGGTTCGTCCAGCAAAATGAGGTCGGTCTGCTGAGCCAGCGCCATGGCGATCCACACCCGCTGCCGCTGGCCGC contains the following coding sequences:
- a CDS encoding exported hypothetical protein (Evidence 5 : No homology to any previously reported sequences), which codes for MKKRIIPWLLCLCLLAAILPKAAYAAPATSGDLSNSKFSDVKKSDWYFDAVQYADSHSLMTGSSDGTFRPNEPVSRGMAAEVIFRLDGSDSSGGSPFSDVQKDAYYENAVGWAAENGLIKGYGSSLFGPEEPITRQQISVILYRYAQCLGKGFTGSWAFPLNYSDRDKLSGSAYESVAWLTMNRILSGKDDGSFDPTGIVTRSQLATILMKFGQAFSQMKLSFHFDLSDNGFQAAFADYHDDGNNYESYQMKSGYATAPVPEAESKSLYLSSINRSDDLFMGYVKKLDGLKPNTGYQFSITFKLATNVAADGFGIGGSPSDSVFVKTGILAVEPRLEKDSTDVFRFSNVDIGRQSQDGKDAIAVGNMARQDGASDSSFVWKSFSAKINAVSDANGCVYLLIGTDSGFEGFTEYYLDDVEIICK
- a CDS encoding hypothetical protein (Evidence 5 : No homology to any previously reported sequences) codes for the protein MMQQAKVINTIFSKMRISRSEALTELHNSYFRTIYGVALSVCKDQDQSYDIVQNVMLRLQTLPNEKLPVSGELTWLYTVTKNEALQEMRRHKGELPLDESFDTPSAYTEIDEFVDMDHFFAIISDLNERQKEIITLKLVGDMTFREIAQQLHMKAGTVRWSYSTAIMKLRTKMGISMALSVILGLCFAGKLYGDLHPDGMVGISSVPTASAAAIMLAIAFLLSLVPLCHYSLKAFKTRAANKNG
- a CDS encoding hypothetical protein (Evidence 5 : No homology to any previously reported sequences), giving the protein MEWIDQLNKAIGYIELHLKEKQDYEEAAKICCCSLSKFQQIFLLSTGVTLSEYVRYRRMTIAAHELINTDIKVLDLALMLDYDSPEAFTRAYQSFHGVPPSVTRKTGVFDEFDRIVFLIQIYGGSAKIGANKIMRIETERLIIRKFTSDDWKDLLEIAISNEKSPFADCDHAWPIDEAGIKGAVEYFSKEHQFWAVEVKDLHKVVCFINFNFMDDEQTLDIGHIIHTDYFGHDYDYEALKALYNYGFLQLGAEKIQAGWALQDKDKLTPLLKLGMKITEIGPADKFRPDPDGKISQFEGCKLIVTKEEWLTNPAK
- a CDS encoding Oxidoreductase/nitrogenase component 1, translated to MGIHKFKPPMSGRMGTLWTLAPIRGAALIEYGCMGHMLYGRVFLHRAGVVEGCKLYSTHIDEADISLGDTRRLERALEEIVRQDRPKVVFLLPSSVPAVIGTDLPALCRELQPRYPDVRLLPFGSGGFDVDGPRGVEETLLLLAETFPLGREKTPLPTFNLIGSCADLFRFHADAQEMIRLMEGAFGMKPLCVMTSDTCVEELEQMGGAHVNLVIRREGERAARHLQGRFDTPYFSGRPYGISGTQRWLERIGEALGRAPDAAFLQAEVQRVNAQLLPSTLMFQHLLRSHPDEAVLSAGGHADVVKGIASFGCGELSLPKGDLWCDCPAMGSEDIPYLTEAQWSSAISARPKGFLMASGEAIAWAGRDRDLQISNPDHRWRLSPYEAPFVGFRGAIHLAGLWLNAALEQDEG
- a CDS encoding conserved hypothetical protein (Evidence 4 : Homologs of previously reported genes of unknown function) — its product is MDELSHLKRLSAVKTNAGVKFLTPAAFPGNHCPLHTALALSSNIKGMSTLVVGTAECGTYSRTVVYKSKYKDSSLHWTYVLDANEVVFGCRRGLVEAVRAMDSAGAKAIMLILTCVPEVIGEDVEGIVHEIQPEVAARLSFVQLGHFKCNSYPSGFWKTLTAFGAMMEPAETCAKVINVLGRSPEEDHIPLPAVLDALSKPGFTLRMLAPKSDMDDFLAAPDAALNLVLSPYMNPLAEQMQRAFGIPYLSLHDVYSVSEIDALLDELAERLGIDWGNAFAAKREEARLLEEEAEAAFPGVSYVVTPNCTLSPLPLALYLGTFQMSPLLLHMEEFYPDDRRWAKALLEKEINPLLCHMVNNKADAAVLEQLEPSLSFGEIPEGSGAVPAVSYLYEMYGQAGYERTALLLSRMLKAIEGASPRRERRERHGNP
- the nifH gene encoding Nitrogenase iron protein; translation: MKKIAIYGKGGIGKSTTVSNVAAAMAAMGLTVLQIGCDPKADSTRNLTEGKNIKTVLDTLRENGDAALSDLVVKSTSGVLCVESGGPVPGVGCAGRGIITAFEKLEELDAYEVYKPDVVLYDVLGDVVCGGFAMPIRGGYADEVCIVTSGEMMSLYAAANIAHAVKSFGKRGYASLRGLIQNSKNIEGEQALVDRAAAEIGASVLYRLPRDPAVQQAEGRGKTVVEAFPDCAMAAHYKSVAAILLEGGGG